One window from the genome of Podospora pseudocomata strain CBS 415.72m chromosome 6, whole genome shotgun sequence encodes:
- a CDS encoding hypothetical protein (EggNog:ENOG503P61N; COG:S) encodes MKVAFKLALAALVAAGCLAQENNAGKPTGPAEGIPDDLKDPKGPTHGITPDMKAAIVHFEGDTCDDKKKQDIMDEMQHAVDMALRAQEFLTEGNYYDHFFAKGLREKEGFEDDIRETYRRIADCKSTLVPSPLFSMCSMI; translated from the exons ATGAAGGTTGCCTTCAAGTTGGCTTTAGCTGCCCTGGTGGCAGCAGGCTGTCTTGCGCAAGAAAACAATGCTGGAAAACCCACGGGACCTGCTGAAGGAATCCCAGACGATCTGAAGGATCCCAAAGGCCCTACCCATGGAATCACCCCGGACATGAAG GCTGCTATTGTACACTTTGAGGGCGACACCTGtgatgacaagaagaaacaaGACATCATGGATGAAATGCAACATGCCGTGGACATGGCCCTCCGCGCCCAAGAGTTTCTTACCGAGGGAAACTATTATGATCACTTCTTCGCCAAAGGACTCAGGGAAAAAGAGGGCTTCGAAGACGATATCCGTGAAACCTATCGCCGCATAGCAGACTGCAAGTCAACCCTGGTTCCTAGCCCCTTATTCTCCATGTGCTCAATGATCTGA
- a CDS encoding hypothetical protein (EggNog:ENOG503P5SE), with product MEVPDWLRGVFLILTLLSFEPQIARIYHRRDSTGISLYYVLFNLIIATELFTISFFHLVNNRCEGSDSFIHDPPNLGDLLNLAHFTAVWIAWIIILLLAIVYSPIARDTSNIMLIYISFLTISLIPLFLDALFADTTDPYHKWVLGFFSSIHMMFINPGVFFLCFFAMRAQAREIIRHRHEDSALSLLGLAVQAVLFAVLSVTWSGRLVFQWDKIPDGNLLNWRVFVFWFQAVGFVVYDYAVFAIGQGVLLALALRHLDVALTGGSLWRVIFLETDGEGYEDGVVGAEEERRPLLG from the exons ATGGAAGTCCCAGATTGGCTTCGAGG CGTCTTTCTCATCCTAACACTTCTATCTTTCGAGCCACAAATCGCCCGCATTTATCATCGCCGCGATAGTACAGGCATCTCCCTCTATTAcgtcctcttcaacctcatcatcgccaccgaGCTCTTcacaatctccttcttccacctaGTCAACAACCGCTGCGAGGGATCTGACTCGTTCATACACGATCCGCCCAACCTGGGTgatctcctcaacctcgctcATTTCACGGCTGTGTGGATTGCCTGGATCATAAT ACTACTTCTAGCCATCGTTTACTCCCCAATCGCCAGAGACACATCGAACATCATGTTAATATacatctccttcctcaccatctccctcatccccctcttcctcgacgcCCTCTTCGCCGACACCACCGACCCTTACCACAAATGGGTTCTGGGTTTCTTCTCATCGATACACATGATGTTCATCAACCCCGGTGTCTTCTTCCTTTGCTTCTTCGCCATGAGGGCCCAAGCCCGCGAGATCATCCGCCACAGACATGAAGACAGTGCGCTGAGCTTGCTCGGGCTGGCGGTGCAGGCTGTCTTGTTTGCCGTGCTTTCGGTGACTTGGTCGGGGCGGCTGGTGTTTCAGTGGGACAAGATCCCGGATGGGAATTTGTTGAACTGGAGAGTGTTTGTCTTTTGGTTTCAGGCTGTTGGGTTTGTCGTGTATGATTATGCTGTTTTTGCGATTGGGCAGGGGGTGTTGCTTGCGCTGGCGCTGAGGCATCTGGATGTGGCGTTGACGGGGGGGAGTCTGTGGCGGGTGATCTTCTTGGAGAcagatggggaggggtatgaggatggggttgttggtgcggaggaggagaggaggccaTTGTTGGGTTGA
- a CDS encoding hypothetical protein (EggNog:ENOG503NYHZ; COG:G), whose product MKSWKVALLPALANTRLTVALDNGVGLKPHMGWSSWNVAQCNAASARYALATADKFISLGLKDLGYEYINIDDCWSTKSRDSSGRLVPDPAKWPNGIKAVTDRIHSMGLKFGLYGCAGDKTCAGYPGNEGHERGDVDQLVSWGVDFWKYDNCYTPCRQNPRPQTCTSPAGSTKTWYAPMRDAILGVQNTKKLHFNLCNWGRDEVWTWGASYGHSWRMSVDNWGDWASVERIGSAAAGIYQHSAPGGFNDLDMLYLGSSKLNTNQEKLHFGLWAITKSPLVLGLDLEKISNSTLDIIRNKGLIDINQDSLGKAATTFRPPGAPAPVNGKIYPYWAGPLSDGVVVGLCAGTSAGTYSVNFKDVPGLGGSGSYEWREMYTGQTGKGTSASFNIGLHDMRVIKVMKV is encoded by the exons ATGAAGTCCTGGAAGGTTGCACTACTACCCGCACTCGCCAATACTCGGCTGACGGTGGCATTGGATAATGGAGTTGGGTTGAAACCTCATATGGGTTGGAGCAGCTGG AATGTCGCTCAATGCAACGCAGCCTCAGCCAGGTATGCCCTCGCAACGGCAGACAAGTTCATTTCTCTTGGACTCAAGGACCTTGGGTATGAAT ACATCAACATCGACGACTGCTGGTCCACCAAGAGCCGTGACAGCTCTGGAAGGCTCGTACCCGACCCAGCCAAATGGCCCAACGGCATCAAAGCCGTCACCGACAGGATCCACAGCATGGGACTCAAGTTCGGCCTGTACGGCTGCGCTGGCGACAAGACGTGCGCTGGATACCCAGGAAACGAGGGCCACGAAaggggtgatgttgaccAGTTGGTGAGTTGGGGAGTCGACTTCTGGAAGTACGACAACTGCTACACACCCTGCCGTCAAAATCCTCGCCCTCAAACTTGTACCAGCCCGGCCGGTAGCACCAAGACTTGGTACGCGCCCATGAGAGACGCCATTCTCGGAGttcaaaacaccaaaaagcTGCATTTCAACCTCTGCAACTGGGGCCGTGACGAAGTCTGGACTTGGGGTGCTAGTTACGGTCACTCATGGAG AATGAGCGTAGACAACTGGGGCGACTGGGCCAGTGTCGAGCGTATCGGCAGTGCAGCCGCCGGGATCTACCAGCACAGTGCTCCAGGCGGCTTCAACGACCTCGACATGCTCTACCTTGgatcctccaagctcaacaCGAACCAGGAGAAATTGCACTTTGGTCTCTGGGCCATCACCAAGTCTCCTCTCGTACTGGGCTTGGATCTCGAAAAGATTTCCAACTCCACCCTGGACATCATCCGGAACAAGGGCTTGATTGACATCAACCAGGACTCTCTCGGCAAGGCGGCAACAACCTTTCGTCCTCCCGGTGCGCCAGCACCAGTAAATGGCAAGATCTACCCGTATTGGGCTGGGCCGCTGTcggatggtgtggttgttgggctTTGTGCTGGCACTTCGGCGGGAACCTACAGCGTCAACTTTAAGGATGTCCCTGGCTTGGGTGGCTCTGGATCGTATGAGTGGAGGGAGATGTATACTGGCCAGACTGGGAAAGGGACGAGTGCTTCGTTCAATATCGGCCTGCACGATATGCGCGTCATCAAGGTCATGAAGGTTTAG
- a CDS encoding hypothetical protein (EggNog:ENOG503PXR6) — protein MEPLEIVGAVAAVGQLLELCIKAGKTSTQLVQSFINAPTELRNLSAKLASLQMIIQQFQALGQDLLMTGVEDILPATHKDMLLSSLLASERALKNLTTLHNTAGQSSTPKPGCNFSRRLLWSLIDKKRSTVVIEELRKAEMVLDTVILILNTRLNSHIWTSFSAMQLAQQAFRADFLQSARDVKTIVEAQHYTISEFKANADHTLLSILQSQTENDTKVQVTLLFIKSQLITIHKGLHTSFRAWSAPTSN, from the exons ATGGAGCCTCTCGAGATCGttggggcggtggcggcCGTCGGCCAGCTCTTGGAGCTATGCATCAAGGCCGGAAAAACTTCGACCCAGCTCGTACAGTCATTCATCAACGCCCCAACCGAGCTCAGAAACTTGAGCGCGAAGCTTGCCTCGTTACAGATGATCATTCAACAGTTTCAGGCTCTCGGCCAGGATTTGTTAATGACGGGCGTGGAAGATATTCTTCCAGCTACCCACAAGGACATGCTCCTTAGCtccctcctggcaagtgAGAGGGCATTGAAGAACCTCACGACACTTCACAACACTGCTGGGCAATCCTCGACACCAAAACCTGGCTGCAACTTCAGTCGGAGGCTGCTGTGGTCGCTAATCGATAAGAAAAGGTCAACGGTGGTTATCGAGGAGCTAAGGAAGGCAGAGATGGTCTTGGATACAGTCATACTAATTCTTAATAC CCGGCTCAACTCCCATATCTGGACATCGTTCTCCGCGATGCAACTCGCGCAGCAGGCATTCCGAGCAGACTTTTTGCAGTCAGCTCGTGACGTCAAAACCATCGTCGAGGCTCAACACTACACGATATCTGAATTCAAAGCAAATGCCGACCATACGCTGTTGTCCATATTGCAGTCACAGACTGAAAATGATACCAAGGTTCAGGTAACGCTACTTTTTATTAAAAGTCAGTTGATCACTATTCACAAAGGCTTACATACAAGCTTTAGGGCCTGGTCAGCTCCCACGAGCAATTGA
- a CDS encoding hypothetical protein (COG:S; EggNog:ENOG503PXR6), with protein MLNCSIFLGPLKVIKTSHFIPLLPSSEVVHCFGIFLTEAAILMSSMAVRAYLESFQSRPADLIDAVAHRRYKWQLKLLHSVGFSDWNPTRQSSMSLLHAAAYYNDIPMLLFGMGAIGIDPNTGDNYMTPLHEASMGNSVLAGSILREACADINSGHGVWGGTPLQRCMEFKAYEMGHWLLQCGANTNISDSLLNDVWTGFWERMMTRVVGRNHDVCFDFLREEAMLTHLLLHDSDPHQLFRTVWIQHFDHGIGFFKAWYDYCGHIQTPEVARACSYRIRGLLFYPSGSDENGRALCGFPKEVIIQYEDAEHTRRPARTSLWCSRGHIYLAERDTPNDVGSDRDSDSDDSLESSDDDTDSGSEDGDCDCRKQHRSYNDRDSGSSLCNCDVDGGDNQNVRPGITLFYDTIFTPEGQLRMSRFPFVCLLTNALCMAGYRAEMDEDGDIWYEDEDGDSYHDAREFQPHEDEDDGLARNCPMCQNPEKYGLGHIFEEAERGRNLLLEYRARAKTQKRTYF; from the exons ATGTTGAACTGTAGCATCTTTTTAGGACCACTGAAAGTGATCAAGACAAGTCACTTCATTCCCCTTTTACCAAGTTCCGAGGTGGTGCATTGCTTCGGTATCTTCTTGACAGAGGCTGCGATCCTAATGTCTTCAATGGCAGTACGGGCTT ATTTAGAGTCTTTCCAATCCAGACCCGCCGATTTGATAGACGCTGTGGCGCATCGAAGGTACAAATGGCAACTCAAGCTACTGCACTCCGTGGGCTTCTCAGATTGGAACCCTACACGCCAATCATCGATGTCGTTACTACATGCCGCTGCTTACTACAACGATATTCCAATGCTTCTTTTTGGCATGGGGGCCATTGGAATAGATCCGAATACTGGAGATAACTACATGACGCCGCTTCATGAGGCTAGTATGGGCAACAGCGTTCTAGCCGGCTCAATACTGCGCGAAGCGTGTGCAGATATCAACTCTGGGCATGGCGTTTGGGGTGGCACACCTTTACAACGCTGTATGGAATTCAAAGCTTACGAAATGGGCCACTGGCTTCTCCAGTGTGGCGCAAATACCAACATATCTGACTCTTTGTTAAACGATGTATGGACTGGGTTTTGGGAAAGGATGATGACAAGGGTAGTAGGTCGGAACCATGACGTTTGCTTTGACTTTCTTAGAGAAGAGGCGATGCTCacccaccttcttctccatgaCTCAGACCCGCACCAGCTATTTAGGACTGTTTGGATTCAGCATTTCGATCATGGCATTGGATTCTTTAAAGCATGGTATGATTACTGTGGGCATATCCAGACCCCTGAGGTAGCAAGAGCCTGCAGCTACAGGATTCGAGGCCTCTTATTCTACCCTTCGGGATCAGACGAGAACGGTAGGGCCCTGTGCGGCTTTCCGAAGGAAGTCATTATACAATACGAAGATGCAGAGCACACGAGAAGACCTGCAAGAACTAGTTTGTGGTGTAGCAGGGGACACATTTACCTAGCTGAAAGAGACACGCCAAATGATGTTGGTTCTGATAGGGACAGCGATTCAGATGATTCACTGGAATCTTCTGATGACGATACGGATTCAGGCAGCGAAGATGGTGACTGTGATTGTCGAAAACAGCACCGGAGTTACAATGACAGGGACAGCGGTTCAAGTCTCTGTAACTGTGATGTTGACGGGGGAGACAACCAGAATGTCCGACCAGGGATCACACTCTTTTACGATACGATATTCACACCGGAAGGTCAACTACGCATGTCTCGATTCCCGTTCGTTTGCCTGCTCACGAACGCCTTGTGTATGGCCGGCTACCGAGCGGAAATGGATGAGGACGGGGATATCTGGtacgaagatgaagatggcgataGCTATCACGATGCTCGGGAGTTTCAACCGcacgaagatgaggatgacgggcTTGCTCGTAACTGCCCGATGTGTCAAAACCCAGAGAAGTACGGCTTGGGGCACATTTTCGAGGAAGcggagagagggaggaatCTTCTTTTGGAGTATAGGGCGAGAGCGAAGACGCAGAAAAGGACGTACTTCTGA
- a CDS encoding hypothetical protein (COG:L; CAZy:CE1; EggNog:ENOG503P4YX) has protein sequence MRPPHVLLSLLPLSAAQLQPVPTFGPPIPSRAKMFVYAPPNLPPNPAILLGVHYCTGTAQGYYNGSPYKRLADEKKFVVVYPESPNEGGCWDVSSRATLKRDGGSDSHAIANMARWAVERYNGDRGRVFVIGESSGGMMASILAAAYPDLFSAVINYSGVAAGCFFTDSVAGWNGNCSGGRMNLTPEEWARWVLDAYPGYNGTRPRMQVYHGSADDVIAPANYNYSIAQWTTVFGYPGTPLEEKRDVPERRYTTQVFGEKLTGIWAEGVGHGVPVHGEEDMKFFGL, from the exons ATGAGACCCCCCcacgtcctcctctccctcctccccctcagcgcCGCCCAACTCCAACCGGTCCCCACCTTCGGCCCCCCTATCCCCAGCCGCGCCAAAATGTTTGTTTAcgcccccccaaacctcccccctaaCCCAGCTATTCTCCTCGGCGTGCACTACTGCACCGGCACCGCCCAAGGCTACTACAACGGCAGCCCCTACAAACGCCTCGCCGACGAGAAAAAGTTCGTGGTTGTCTACCCTGAATCACCAAACGAGGGCGGCTGCTGGGATGTGAGCTCTAGGGCTACGCTGAAGAGGGATGGCGGGAGTGATAGTCATGCAATTGCCAATATGGCGAggtgggcggtggagaggtatAACGGGGATAGGGGACGGGTGTTTGTTATTGGGGAGTCAtcgggggggatgatggct AGTATCCTCGCTGCTGCGTATCCTGATTTGTTCAGCGCGGTTATTAACTACTCCGGTGTAGCAGCCGGCTGCTTCTTCACTGACTCCGTTGCCGGCTGGAACGGGAACTGCtcaggggggaggatgaactTGACACCTGAAGAGTGggcgaggtgggtgttggatgCTTATCCGGGTTATAACGGGACGAGGCCAAGGATGCAGGTTTACCATGGGAGTGCGGATGATGTTATTGCGCCGGCGAATTACAACTACTCCATTGCGCAGTGGACGACCGTGTTTGGGTACCCTGGGACGCccctggaggagaagagggatgTGCCTGAGAGAAGGTATACCACGCAGGTGTTTGGGGAGAAGTTGACGGGTATTtgggcggagggggttgggcatGGGGTGCCGGTgcatggggaggaggatatgaAGTTCTTTGGGCTGTGA
- a CDS encoding hypothetical protein (COG:L; EggNog:ENOG503P4YX), with product MANNNHNPSKTPPLLLILPLLALGICGTMVNGFQTGYFSILTATSGNLDGVPYVPGGPESFDPRYTGNKALDTRMGILIGFFSGLVNGERNWDVDLAYVWTMGMFFSGWALVSVEAHRRANRGRVVSWTNTFGNIIQSFTYALTVPSYLILHLFTTSPATDDISVPEGEVRHLPLSMTLAYIVPTVIMSLPTPSIIPAKSHYDTTALWQVFPVLQFLIHRGMNFVCFPPKYNTTTTQYGVGKSLANHYRFVIFTSVVVHLPILLVCLTPSSMPFGPAWLRDMITQTTFSNVFVPYGVWNPPAVDLAKVAALGGENKADLSWLPGLTKHFLHYDIGCPSLAMVVWAGYNYMASVVMRITSVRTRRWLLLSDLHFKHQDLDRVRQTGRWIVAEAERNHVSRVVICGDLLTSRTMQPTHVLSACYRFISHLSDVVPRVHIVLGNHDLAYRRDYETTALDALNITRLAPYLSVHSAITRQKWDGRHVLLLPFREEQSELTNAVAALSPKDAKETVAFAHLAVNKAITQRYVVNADQQDARATNSITYRGLTGPDQFASLARTFTGHFHSHQTITQQKSTSGDKTDLRGSITYLGSPLQLNWADLYDQERGVVLLDPETLEHKLLTNPHAVGYTAVALEEILNDQVDERSVKDRHVMILGKLTPSKYATARDKLLSLGVRGVRNWIPTHFSLRTSGLASGGLGSSVPASDVTAQPLEQPTQDEAHEASTTGRVSESIPQTEPESRKIALDLIAEVHEYVKSVDLGEPLLMRQDDLVQVGQQMIQTSYEMAEQYGEAKLDYKEFLAKSCQAISSNITPPNPAVRSASVFVAEPRSLTITNFLGVKNTIHIDFQQDLTPGLTFLIGDNGSGKSTIMEAMVWCQFGRCIRGGLGVNDVVNDNVGKDCCVKLEFNNGYAITRYRKHKVQGNRVVVSSHGKPLPQLEHPDMRTTQSAINELLGTNYETYIRTVVLSEESAASFLSSTPTQRRNVIETALGLSTLDQCEEVLKLLLRDIGTDIKEAEKGLEGVARTVEYTERRLQDLTHTHTRLEAEARKEDSALERAIQDHAAKERLLKEHQTRFRYETSQSIADSSRQILGSDKRDLALELNVGFHAHMSGLQTQIRMEEEALQQLNESYARMKDEVQVQHERVLKYKQSQEAKDAQECVHPRRMEWLALWLEMLNEKLKALAAAQPSGLPKPFHGMRTSVVSWLSAAIVTVMSLLRRPTHHNIAPRGSLNQDAQSAPIHDAEKTTTQNHDQEPALKSLLQAINEKSLRLRSLKHEKNIAANHARKMGELLTGVVQAQEACDALRQQLTIHQRDASTYKRLTEAEASSLDSLRSEHEALTNKLQELATKRELFAFWSAALTKRTARLSSSPSSSKPTAKIRANFREHILIALLSELNTLLAQVLTVLYDDTRHAHLATGMLGSLFDSAESGDSTSSPGSILDQKLALPSSLAYAKRSSGERKRVDLALFFALLQLARARSAHRAHYLLVDEVFDNLDKAGQAAVVRWCGVMSQTQMVGWIIVITHSQFLIELDPGEDTAKVLVVTAKMGRGGGTELSINNGRSIGGGSSVTG from the exons atggccaacaacaaccacaacccctccaaaacaccccCGCTTTTGCTCATCCTTCCCTTGTTGGCCCTGGGCATCTGCGGCACAATGGTCAATGGCTTCCAAACGGGATATTTCTCCATTCTGACCGCTACCTCTGGCAACTTGGACGGTGTACCTTACGTGCCTGGTGGACCGGAATCCTTTGACCCGCGTTATACTGGCAACAAAGCGCTAGACACACGCATGGGCATCCTCATCGGCTTTTTCAGCGGATTGGTCAACGGAGAAAGAAACTGGGATGTTGACCTGGCTTATGTCTGGACAATGGGGATGTTTTTCTCTGGATGGGCGCTGGTGAGTGTTGAGGCGCATCGGAGGGCGAATAGAGGGAGGGTTGTAAGCTG GACAAACACCTTTGGGAATATCATCCAGAGTTTCACCTATGCTTTGACTGTTCCGTCATATCTGATTTTGCATTTATTTACCACGTCCCCAGCGACGGATGATATTTCTGTTCCAGAAGGGGAAGTTCGACACTTGCCGTTGAGTATGACATTGGCATATATCGTCCCAACCGTGATCATGTCATTGCCTACGCCATCGATCATCCCAGCAAAATCACACTACGACACCACGGCTCTGTGGCAGGTTTTCCCCGTTTTGCAATTTCTTATTCACCGCGGCATGAACTTTGTTTGCTTCCCTCCCAAGTACAACACGACAACGACACAGTATGGGGTAGGGAAGTCACTCGCCAACCACTACCGCTTCGTCATCTTCACTTCGGTTGTGGTCCATCTCCCTATCCTTTTGGTGTGTCTGACACCATCTTCAATGCCGTTCGGACCGGCTTGGCTGAGAGACATGATCACCCAGACGACCTTCAGCAACGTGTTTGTCCCATATGGTGTTTGGAACCCGCCTGCGGTGGATCTGGCCAAGGTGGCTGCGCTGGGAGGGGAGAATAAGGCTGATTTGAGCTGGTTGCCGGGGTTGACGAAGCATTTTTTGCATTATGATATTGGGTGTCCTAgtttggcgatggtggtttgGGCTGGGTACAACTACATGGCTTCTGTGG TCATGCGTATAACCTCGGTTCGCACGCGGCGATGGCTTTTACTCAGCGACCTCCACTTCAAGCATCAAGACCTGGATAGAGTACGGCAAACGGGGCGATGGATCGTTGCGGAGGCAGAGCGAAATCATGTCTCGCGGGTGGTGATATGCGGTGACCTCTTGACCAGCCGGACGATGCAGCCCACACATGTGCTTTCTGCCTGTTACCGTTTCATCAGCCATCTTAGCGACGTCGTGCCACGAGTACACATCGTGCTTGGCAACCACGATCTGGCCTATCGACGCGATTACGAGACCACAGCCCTTGATGCCCTCAACATCACACGCCTGGCGCCGTACCTATCGGTACATAGCGCCATTACCCGTCAGAAATGGGACGGTCGACacgtgttgttgttgccgttTCGCGAGGAGCAGAGCGAACTGACAAATGCTGTCGCTGCCCTGAGCCCCAAGGATGCGAAAGAAACAGTTGCCTTTGCCCATCTGGCAGTCAACAAAGCCATCACTCAGCGGTATGTGGTCAATGCCGACCAGCAAGACGCCCGTGCGACGAATTCGATCACCTACCGCGGCCTTACTGGCCCTGATCAGTTTGCCTCTCTGGCTCGAACATTCACGGGCCACTTTCATAGCCACCAGACCATTACCCAGCAGAAATCCACTAGCGGTGACAAGACAGATCTTCGGGGGAGCATTACATATCTCGGCTCGCCCTTGCAGCTGAACTGGGCCGACCTTTACGATCAAGAGCGAGGCGTTGTTCTGCTTGATCCGGAGACGCTCGAGCACAAACTTCTCACCAACCCGCATGCCGTAGGCTATACAGCAGTTGCCCTCGAGGAGATTCTCAACGACCAGGTGGATGAACGTTCCGTAAAGGACAGGCATGTCATGatcctcggcaagctcaccCCTTCCAAGTACGCCACCGCTCGAGATAAGCTTCTCTCGCTAGGGGTGCGTGGCGTACGAAATTGGATACCTACACACTTTAGCTTGCGCACAAGCGGCCTGGCGTCTGGTGGTCTGGGGTCATCAGTCCCGGCGAGCGATGTTACTGCACAACCTTTAGAACAGCCCACTCAGGATGAGGCTCATGAAGCTTCAACCACCGGGAGAGTTTCAGAGTCTATCCCTCAAACTGAGCCTGAGTCCAGAAAGATTGCTCTTGACCTCATAGCCGAAGTTCATGAGTATGTCAAGTCTGTGGATTTAGGGGAACCGCTTCTCATGCGGCAAGACGATTTGGTCCAGGTTGGCCAACAAATGATTCAAACCTCTTATGAGATGGCTGAACAGTATGGCGAGGCCAAGCTTGATTATAAAGAGTTCCTAGCAAAGTCGTGTCAAGCTATCTCCTCAAATATTAcgccccccaacccagcagtACGATCTGCCAGCGTCTTTGTTGCGGAACCTCGCAGCCTCACGATTACAAACTTTCTTGGCGTAAAGAACACAATTCATATCGACTTCCAACAAGATCTCACACCGGGATTGACCTTTCTGATCGGCGATAATGGTTCAGGGAAGAGTACAATAATGGAAGCTATGGTTTGGTGTCAATTTGGTCGATGTATTCGTGGCGGGCTCGGGGTCAACGATGTCGTCAATGATAACGTCGGTAAAGACTGCTGTGTCAAGCTGGAGTTTAACAACGGATATGCCATCACTCGGTATCGCAAACACAAAGTCCAGGGCAACCGTGTTGTCGTCTCCTCACATGGAAAACCCCTTCCGCAGCTTGAGCACCCAGATATGCGCACGACACAATCGGCAATCAACGAACTGCTCGGAACTAACTACGAAACATACATCAGAACTGTTGTGCTGAGCGAAGAGAGCGCAGCGAGCTTCTTGTCCTCCACGCCAACGCAGCGGCGGAACGTGATAGAGACGGCACTTGGGCTGTCTACTTTGGATCAGTGTGAGGAGGtgctgaagctgctgctgcgagaTATCGGTACCGAcatcaaggaggccgagaaagGGCTCGAAGGTGTGGCTCGGACGGTGGAGTACACCGAAAGACGGCTTCAAGACCTCACTCACACACATACACGACTTGAAGCGGAGGCAAGAAAGGAAGATTCAGCTTTGGAGAGGGCCATACAAGACCATGCAGCCAAGGAACGACTTTTGAAGGAACACCAAACCCGATTCAGATATGAAACCTCACAAAGTATTGCAGATTCCAGCCGCCAAATTTTGGGGTCAGACAAAAGGGATTTGGCCCTAGAGCTCAATGTGGGCTTTCATGCTCATATGTCTGGATTGCAGACCCAAATTCgcatggaagaggaggctttGCAGCAGCTAAACGAGTCTTATGCCAGGATGAAGGATGAGGTCCAGGTGCAACATGAAAGGGTCTTGAAATACAAGCAAAGCCAGGAAGCAAAAGATGCTCAAGAATGCGTACATCCCCGTCGAATGGAATGGCTCGCCTTGTGGCTGGAAATGCTTAATGAGAAACTGAAAGCCCTCGCTGCGGCCCAGCCCAGTGGCCTACCCAAGCCTTTTCATGGAATGAGGACTTCTGTTGTCTCTTGGCTATCCGCAGCTATCGTTACAGTCATGAGCTTACTCCGAAGGCCAACTCATCACAATATCGCTCCAAGAGGTTCACTCAATCAAGACGCGCAGAGTGCACCAATCCACGACGCTGAGAAAACAACTACACAGAACCATGATCAAGAGCCAGCTCTCAAAAGTCTTCTTCAAGCTATCAATGAGAAAAGCTTGCGGTTACGCAGTTTGAAGCATGAGAAAAATATCGCTGCCAACCATGCCAGGAAGATGGGCGAACTGCTGACGGGTGTCGTTCAAGCCCAGGAGGCGTGCGATGCCTTGAGACAACAGCTGACGATACACCAGCGTGATGCTTCTACCTACAAGCGTCTGACCGAAGCAGAGGCCTCATCCTTAGATTCCTTACGCTCGGAGCATGAGGCCCTGACAAACAAGCTCCAGGAGCTTGCCACCAAGCGCGAGCTATTTGCCTTTTGGTCTGCCGCCTTGACCAAGCGTACAGCCCGGCTCTCatcgtccccctcctcatcaaaaCCCACAGCGAAAATCAGGGCCAATTTTCGGGAGCATATCCTCATCGCGCTGCTCTCGGAGCTCAACACTCTGCTCGCGCAGGTCCTTACCGTGCTGTACGATGACACACGCCACGCGCACCTGGCAACAGGTATGCTCGGCTCGTTATTTGACTCTGCTGAGTCGGGCGACAGCACATCCTCCCCGGGGTCCATTCTTGACCAAAAACTCGCCCTCCCATCCTCACTCGCCTACGCCAAGCGCTCCAGTGGTGAGCGTAAACGCGTCGATCTGGCACTCTTCTTTGCATTGTTGCAGTTGGCCAGGGCTAGAAGTGCGCATCGGGCACACTATCTGCTTGTTGACGAGGTCTTTGACAACCTAGACAAGGCAGGCCAGGCGGCGGTCGTCAGGTGGTGCGGCGTCATGTCGCAGACTCAGATGGTGGGTTGGATCATCGTGATCACGCACAGCCAGTTTTTGATCGAGCTGGATCCTGGGGAGGACACTGCAAAGGTTCTAGTTGTGACGGCAAAGatggggcggggaggggggacggAGTTGTCGATCAACAATGGACGTAGCATTGGCGGAGGTTCTTCCGTGACCGGGTAA
- a CDS encoding hypothetical protein (EggNog:ENOG503NWPC; COG:M), whose translation MSRQLGPQEEATRNDPAPKDSQLNQHGTITRYRDRADAPVHGRLEQEYPYASLTKAGNIHLLHLIPSREHDGRIEARLVEYPLLPVTRVLHLYEALSYSWVTGGFPGVYTLMAWSCW comes from the coding sequence ATGTCACGGCAGCTTGGACCCCAAGAGGAAGCTACCCGAAATGACCCGGCCCCGAAAGACAGTCAACTGAATCAGCATGGAACGATCACACGCTATAGGGATCGAGCAGACGCGCCTGTTCATGGCCGCCTTGAACAAGAATATCCTTATGCGTCTTTGACAAAGGCGGGGAATATTCATCTGCTCCATCTCATACCCAGTCGGGAACATGACGGTCGGATCGAAGCCAGACTTGTCGAGTATCCTTTGCTACCAGTGACGCGAGTATTGCACCTATATGAAGCCTTGTCTTACTCCTGGGTCACTGGCGGCTTTCCAGGAGTATATACGTTGATGGcctggagctgctggtga